The following proteins are encoded in a genomic region of Vicugna pacos chromosome 16, VicPac4, whole genome shotgun sequence:
- the XYLT2 gene encoding xylosyltransferase 2 isoform X1 codes for MVASARVQKLVRRYKLAIATALAILLLQGLVVWSFSVLEEDEPGEKGRQKKPRPLDPGEGSKDTDSSAGRRGSAGRRHGRWRGRAESPGVPVAKVVRAVTSRHRASRRILPTPPPEAPGRQNLSGAAAGEALVGAAGFPHGDTGSVEGAPQPTDNGFTPKCEIVGKDALSALARASSKQCQQEIANVVCLHQAGGLMPKAVPRHCQRAGKMSPGIQWDEVRAQQPVDVPPVRIAYMLVVHGRAIRQLKRLLKAVYHEQHFFYIHVDKRSNYLHREVVELARQYDNVRVTPWRMVTIWGGASLLRMYLRSMRDLLEVPGWAWDFFINLSATDYPTRTNEELVAFLSKNRDKNFLKSHGRDNSRFIKKQGLDRLFHECDSHMWRLGERQIPAGIVVDGGSDWFVLTRSFVEYVVYTDDPLVAQLRQFYTYTLLPAESFFHTVLENSPACESLVDNNLRVTNWNRKLGCKCQYKHIVDWCGCSPNDFKPQDFLRLQQVSRPTFFARKFESTVNQEVLEILDFHLYGSYPPGTPALKAYWENTYDVADGASGLSDVMLTAYTAFARLSLRHATTATSPLANPLCRFEPRGLPSSVHLYFYDDHFQGYLVTQAVQPSAQGPAETLEMWLMPQGSLKLLGRSDQASRLQSLEVGTEWDPKERLFRNFGGLLGPLDEPVAMQRWARGPNLTATVVWIDPTYVVATSYDIAVDAETEVTQYKPPLSRPLRPGAWTVRLLQFWEPLGETRFLVLPLTFNRKLPLRKDDASWLHAGPPHNEYMEQSFQGLSGILNLPQPEPAEEAARLHAELTGPALEAWADGELSSFWSVAGLCAMGPSACPSLELCRLTSWSSLFPDPKSELGPVKADGRLR; via the exons ATGGTGGCGAGCGCGCGGGTGCAGAAGCTGGTGCGGCGCTACAAGCTGGCGATCGCCACGGCGCTGGCCATTCTGCTGCTTCAGGGCCTGGTGGTGTGGAGCTTCAGCGTCCTGGAGGAGGACGAGCCGGGCGAG AAAGGAAGGCAGAAGAAGCCACGGCCGCTAGACCCCGGCGAGGGCTCCAAGGACACAGACAGCTCAGCTGGGCGGAGGGGCAGTGCAGGCAGAAGGCATGGGCGCTGGCGGGGCCGCGCTGAGAGCCCCGGCGTGCCCGTGGCCAAGGTGGTGCGGGCGGTAACCAGCCGGCACAGGGCCAGCCGGCGgatcctgcccaccccacccccagaggcCCCGGGCCGCCAGAACCTGAGTGGGGCAGCTGCTGGGGAGGCGCTGGTTGGGGCAGCCGGCTTCCCACATGGAGACACAGGGAGTGTGGAGGGTGCCCCCCAGCCCACAGACAATGGCTTCACGCCCAAGTGCGAGATCGTGGGCAAGGACGCGCTGTCTGCACTGGCTCGGGCCAGCTCCAAGCAGTGCCAGCAGGAGATCGCCAACGTGGTGTGTCTGCACCAGGCCGGGGGCCTCATGCCCAAGGCTGTACCCCGGCACTGTCAGCGGGCTG GAAAGATGAGCCCCGGCATCCAGTGGGATGAGGTCCGGGCCCAGCAGCCCGTGGATGTCCCCCCAGTACGAATCGCCTACATGCTGGTGGTTCATGGCCGTGCCATCCGCCAGCTGAAGCGTCTCCTCAAGGCTGTCTACCACGAGCAGCACTTCTTCTACATCCACGTGGACAAG CGCTCCAACTACCTGCACCGCGAGGTGGTGGAGCTGGCTCGGCAATATGATAATGTGCGGGTGACACCCTGGCGCATGGTCACCATCTGGGGTGGGGCCAGCCTGCTGAGGATGTATCTGCGGAGCATGCGGGACCTGTTGGAGGTGCCTGGCTGGGCGTGGGACTTCTTCATCAACCTCAGTGCCACCGACTACCCGACCAG GACCAATGAAGAGCTCGTGGCTTTCCTGTCCAAGAACCGGGACAAGAATTTCCTGAAGTCGCATGGCCGGGACAACTCCAG GTTCATCAAGAAACAGGGCCTGGACCGGCTCTTCCATGAGTGTGACTCCCACATGTGGCGCCTGGGCGAGCGGCAGATCCCCGCAGGCATCGTGGTGGACGGCGGCTCTGATTGGTTCGTGCTGACGCGCAGCTTTGTGGAGTATGTGGTGTACACAGACGACCCACTGGTGGCCCAGCTACGTCAGTTCTACACGTACACACTGCTCCCAGCTGAG TCCTTCTTCCACACGGTGCTGGAGAACAGCCCGGCCTGCGAGAGCCTCGTGGACAACAACCTGCGGGTCACCAACTGGAACCGCAAGCTGGGCTGCAAGTGCCAGTACAAGCACATCGTGGACTGGTGCGGCTGCTCCCCCAACGACTTCAAGCCGCAGGACTTCCTTCGGCTGCAG CAAGTCTCCAGACCCACCTTCTTCGCCCGGAAGTTTGAGTCGACTGTGAACCAGGAGGTACTGGAAATCCTGGACTTCCACCTGTATGGCAGCTACCCCCCCGGCACCCCGgccctcaaggcctactgggagaACACCTACGACGTGGCCGACGGCGCCAGTGGGCTCAGTGATGTCATGCTCACCGCTTACACTGCCTTTGCCCGCCTCAGCCTGCGCCATGCCACCACCGCTACATCCCCACTGGCCAACCCACTCTGCAG GTTTGAGCCCAGGGGCTTGCCGTCCAGCGTGCACCTGTATTTCTATGACGACCATTTCCAGGGCTACCTGGTGACGCAGGCGGTGCAGCCCTCAGCCCAGGGGCCGGCAGAGACGCTTGAGATGTGGCTGATGCCCCAGGGGTCGCTGAAGCTGTTGGGGCGCAGTGATCAGGCCAGCCGGCTCCAGAGTTTGGAG GTTGGCACCGAGTGGGACCCCAAAGAGCGTCTTTTCCGGAACTTTGGGGGGTTGCTGGGGCCCCTGGATGAGCCTGTGGCCATGCAGCGCTGGGCCCGAGGCCCCAACCTCACAGCCACCGTGGTGTGGATCGACCCCACCTATGTGGTGGCCACGTCTTACGACATTGCAGTAGATGCGGAAACCGAGGTCACGCAGTACAAGCCCCCACTGAGCCGGCCCCTGCGGCCAGGGGCCTGGACTGTTCGACTGCTTCAGTTCTGGGAGCCACTGGGTGAGACCCGCTTCCTCGTGCTGCCCTTGACCTTCAACCGCAAACTACCTCTCAGGAAAG ATGATGCCAGCTGGCTGCATGCCGGGCCACCCCACAACGAGTATATGGAGCAGAGTTTCCAGGGACTGAGTGGCATCCTGAACCTGCCTCAGCCAGAGCCTGCGGAGGAGGCCGCCCGGCTGCATGCAGAGCTCACGGGCCCCGCGCTGGAGGCCTGGGCAGATGGGGAACTGAGCAGCTTTTGGTCTGTGGCTGGACTGTGTGCCATGGGCCCCTCCGCCTGTCCCTCCCTGGAGCTCTGCAGACTGACCAGCTGGAGCTCTCTGTTCCCTGACCCCAAATCGGAGCTGGGGCCTGTCAAAGCAGATGGGCGACTCAGGTAG
- the XYLT2 gene encoding xylosyltransferase 2 isoform X2, with product MVASARVQKLVRRYKLAIATALAILLLQGLVVWSFSVLEEDEPGEKGRQKKPRPLDPGEGSKDTDSSAGRRGSAGRRHGRWRGRAESPGVPVAKVVRAVTSRHRASRRILPTPPPEAPGRQNLSGAAAGEALVGAAGFPHGDTGSVEGAPQPTDNGFTPKCEIVGKDALSALARASSKQCQQEIANVVCLHQAGGLMPKAVPRHCQRAGKMSPGIQWDEVRAQQPVDVPPVRIAYMLVVHGRAIRQLKRLLKAVYHEQHFFYIHVDKRSNYLHREVVELARQYDNVRVTPWRMVTIWGGASLLRMYLRSMRDLLEVPGWAWDFFINLSATDYPTRTNEELVAFLSKNRDKNFLKSHGRDNSRFIKKQGLDRLFHECDSHMWRLGERQIPAGIVVDGGSDWFVLTRSFVEYVVYTDDPLVAQLRQFYTYTLLPAESFFHTVLENSPACESLVDNNLRVTNWNRKLGCKCQYKHIVDWCGCSPNDFKPQDFLRLQQVSRPTFFARKFESTVNQEVLEILDFHLYGSYPPGTPALKAYWENTYDVADGASGLSDVMLTAYTAFARLSLRHATTATSPLANPLCRFEPRGLPSSVHLYFYDDHFQGYLVTQAVQPSAQGPAETLEMWLMPQGSLKLLGRSDQASRLQSLE from the exons ATGGTGGCGAGCGCGCGGGTGCAGAAGCTGGTGCGGCGCTACAAGCTGGCGATCGCCACGGCGCTGGCCATTCTGCTGCTTCAGGGCCTGGTGGTGTGGAGCTTCAGCGTCCTGGAGGAGGACGAGCCGGGCGAG AAAGGAAGGCAGAAGAAGCCACGGCCGCTAGACCCCGGCGAGGGCTCCAAGGACACAGACAGCTCAGCTGGGCGGAGGGGCAGTGCAGGCAGAAGGCATGGGCGCTGGCGGGGCCGCGCTGAGAGCCCCGGCGTGCCCGTGGCCAAGGTGGTGCGGGCGGTAACCAGCCGGCACAGGGCCAGCCGGCGgatcctgcccaccccacccccagaggcCCCGGGCCGCCAGAACCTGAGTGGGGCAGCTGCTGGGGAGGCGCTGGTTGGGGCAGCCGGCTTCCCACATGGAGACACAGGGAGTGTGGAGGGTGCCCCCCAGCCCACAGACAATGGCTTCACGCCCAAGTGCGAGATCGTGGGCAAGGACGCGCTGTCTGCACTGGCTCGGGCCAGCTCCAAGCAGTGCCAGCAGGAGATCGCCAACGTGGTGTGTCTGCACCAGGCCGGGGGCCTCATGCCCAAGGCTGTACCCCGGCACTGTCAGCGGGCTG GAAAGATGAGCCCCGGCATCCAGTGGGATGAGGTCCGGGCCCAGCAGCCCGTGGATGTCCCCCCAGTACGAATCGCCTACATGCTGGTGGTTCATGGCCGTGCCATCCGCCAGCTGAAGCGTCTCCTCAAGGCTGTCTACCACGAGCAGCACTTCTTCTACATCCACGTGGACAAG CGCTCCAACTACCTGCACCGCGAGGTGGTGGAGCTGGCTCGGCAATATGATAATGTGCGGGTGACACCCTGGCGCATGGTCACCATCTGGGGTGGGGCCAGCCTGCTGAGGATGTATCTGCGGAGCATGCGGGACCTGTTGGAGGTGCCTGGCTGGGCGTGGGACTTCTTCATCAACCTCAGTGCCACCGACTACCCGACCAG GACCAATGAAGAGCTCGTGGCTTTCCTGTCCAAGAACCGGGACAAGAATTTCCTGAAGTCGCATGGCCGGGACAACTCCAG GTTCATCAAGAAACAGGGCCTGGACCGGCTCTTCCATGAGTGTGACTCCCACATGTGGCGCCTGGGCGAGCGGCAGATCCCCGCAGGCATCGTGGTGGACGGCGGCTCTGATTGGTTCGTGCTGACGCGCAGCTTTGTGGAGTATGTGGTGTACACAGACGACCCACTGGTGGCCCAGCTACGTCAGTTCTACACGTACACACTGCTCCCAGCTGAG TCCTTCTTCCACACGGTGCTGGAGAACAGCCCGGCCTGCGAGAGCCTCGTGGACAACAACCTGCGGGTCACCAACTGGAACCGCAAGCTGGGCTGCAAGTGCCAGTACAAGCACATCGTGGACTGGTGCGGCTGCTCCCCCAACGACTTCAAGCCGCAGGACTTCCTTCGGCTGCAG CAAGTCTCCAGACCCACCTTCTTCGCCCGGAAGTTTGAGTCGACTGTGAACCAGGAGGTACTGGAAATCCTGGACTTCCACCTGTATGGCAGCTACCCCCCCGGCACCCCGgccctcaaggcctactgggagaACACCTACGACGTGGCCGACGGCGCCAGTGGGCTCAGTGATGTCATGCTCACCGCTTACACTGCCTTTGCCCGCCTCAGCCTGCGCCATGCCACCACCGCTACATCCCCACTGGCCAACCCACTCTGCAG GTTTGAGCCCAGGGGCTTGCCGTCCAGCGTGCACCTGTATTTCTATGACGACCATTTCCAGGGCTACCTGGTGACGCAGGCGGTGCAGCCCTCAGCCCAGGGGCCGGCAGAGACGCTTGAGATGTGGCTGATGCCCCAGGGGTCGCTGAAGCTGTTGGGGCGCAGTGATCAGGCCAGCCGGCTCCAGAGTTTGGAG TGA
- the LOC107034965 gene encoding endoplasmic reticulum protein SC65-like, with product MPLAVAHGHALEQDEGESCRKGVHYLDVALRRHRLLRDRPSPPTAAAPSPQPPRPRDPRPRAAAAGGRARELRLFSHVLERAACLGAVSVLRPPSRCPTRHASCCVTSRATCPTSTFTTHSSRLTGWRRRWPPPTPSSRRTRSMRSPPTGPSRTCRPSPRRPSSSGL from the exons ATGCCCCTGGCCGTGGCCCACGGGCACGCGCTGGAGCAGGATGAGGGCGAGAGCTGCCGCAAGGGCGTGCATTACCTCGATGTGGCGCTTCGAAGGCACCGGCTTCTGCGGGACAGGCCTTCCCCGCCAACTGCAGCGGCTCCGAGCCCTCAGCCACCGCGCCCCCGGGACCCGCGcccccgggcggcggcggcgggtggGCGGGCCCGGGAGCTGCGGCTCTTCAGCCATGTCCTGGAGCGCGCTGCCTGCCTGGGCGCTGTAAGCGTTCTCCGCCCGCCTTCCAGGTGCCCTACCCGCCACGCCAGCTGCTGCGTGACTTCCAGAGCCACCTGCCCTACCAGTACCTTCACTACGCACAGTTCAAG GCTAACCGGCTGGAGAAGGCGGTGGCCGCCGCCTACACCTTCCTCCAGAAGAACCCGAAGCATGCGATCACCACCGACGGGCCCCTCCCGAACTTGCAGGCCCAGCCCGAGGAGGCCGTCTTCCTCCGGGCTGTGA